GCCTCGTAAAGGAATACCTGAAGAGTGGTCACCAAGTGAGATGACAGTTATTTCAGGGCGGTGGGATTCTAGgggattttactttctttctcatattttatatattattttaattcgtTACAATGTATATGGATCATTAtaatcagagaagttaagtgaaaatgaaaagaaaagctgagAGGTCCTGAAACCCTGGGGGGAAGGAGCCGTTTTCCTTGACCTTGGCCCTCTGGAGCTAGGGTCTGTCTGTATTTGGGAGAGGTCCAGGGTGCAATACGTGTCCTTGCAGTTTAGTGCTTCTACCGGCACCGAGGACCAGCCTTGTTCTCAGGGACTCTGGGAGCCGAGCCATCACAGGCTGGCACTTGTCACCCCAGGACTGCAGGCTCACATGGGGTTTTTTTAACAGATCCTGGTGCCAGGaatctgatttaattggtctgggtgGTGCCTCGGTatctgttattatttatttatttatttggctgcgtggcatgtgggatcttagttccccgaccaggcatcgaacctgcaccccctgcattggaagcgtggagttttaaccactggacctccagggaagtccctgtgttattattattatctgtaaATGATTATGAGATTTTGTTTCACACAGCTTTGGGGAACCAAAGAATTTAGGTTTATTCAGAATGATCAACACATGAGGTGGCTTCTGGTTTATAATTTGATAATTATGCTTTCCTGGTGCAGACATTGGTGCTTGGCCATGAACCATTTTCTATGTCATCCATTTTGCCAAGCCTCaaaaggaaaatatcttttttaaagctataaattaaaaaaaaaatcagatcatgtcacacCCTGCTTAAAACCTTCCAGGGCTTCCTCACGCACTCAGGATAGAATCCAAGGTCCTTAAACGACCCAGGAGGGCTGATAAGAGCAGGCTCCACTCAATTAGGCGGCAGCCATACCTTCTccccagctttttattttttaaatgttcaaacaCAGAGGAGTTGAAAGGATGGTATAATGATTACATCATCTGattcaataattaataataattgctGTATTGCTTGGGCCATGTGTGTGTACTTTGCTAAAATGTTTGAAAGTTAGTTGTAGACATCATGACACTTAACCCCTAAAGACTTCAGCATGAATCTGCTAAAAATAGGGATATCTTCCTCCATAGCCTCAAGCTCTCATCATACCCaagaaaattaacagtaattctctaatatcttctattttttttaaaataagtttatttatttggttggttttggctgcgttgggtctttgtcgctgcgtgcaggctttctctagttgcggcgagcgggggctactcttcgttgcggtgcgcgggcttctcatcgtggtggcttctcttgttgcggagcacgggctctaggcgcatgggcttcggtagttgtggctcacgggcttagttgctctgcggcatgtgggatcttcccggaccagggattgaacctgcgtccccttcattggcaggtggattctcaaccactgtaccaccaggtaagcccagcagcatgcgggatcttttttttttttttaatttatttaattaatttatttttggctgcattgggtcttcgttgcagtgcacaggctttctctagttgcggtgagcgggggctactcttagttgtggtgtgcaggcttctcattgtggtggcttctcttgttgcagggcgtGGGTTCTAGGCCCACgcgcttcagtatttgtggctcgtgggctctagagcgcaggctcagtagttgtggcacatgggcttagctgctccgcggcatgtgggagcttcccggaccagggctcgaaaccgtgtcccctgcattggcaggcggattcttaaccactgcatcatcagggaagccccacgggatcttttagttgtggcttgccaactcttagttgaggcatgtgggatctagttccctggccagggattgaaccctagcCTCTTGCaatgggagcatggagtctcagccactggaccaccagggaagttccccatttacttttttttttttttttaacagaactctattttattatttatttttatttattttatttttatttttatttttttgcggtacacgggcctctcactgttgtggcctctcccgttgtggagcacaggctctggacgcgcaggctcagcggccatggctcacgggcccagccgctccgcggcatgtgggatcttcccggaccggggcacgaacccgtgtcccctgcatcggcaggcggactctcaaccactgcgccaccagggaagcccccctgtttACTTTTTGAAGAGACCAGTTGTCATGTAGAATACCCTACATCTGGATTTCCCAGATTCTTTCCTCATGGTGTCACTTACCTTGTTCCTCTAtccttaaatcttttttaaaaatcctgacaTTAGTGATGCTAGTGAACAGCCAGGTTAAGAGCTGCTGTGACACACTTCTGGCCTCAGCCAGCAGAGCTCTGAGACCCCTTGAAGTCCAGGAGTCCTCATGGAGCTCCGTGGCTGCATCCTCAGGTCAGGACCACAACAGACACCATGGATGAGCTGTTAAGAAAGAAACTCCTCTTTCCCCATTGCAGACCAGCACAGCACCTCCCAGGTCACTGAATGGAAGTTACTTCAGATTGTTTttccaggggtgggaggggaagcagATGATGGCAGAAAAAGTTGGGGCATCTTCTGAGCCTGGGAGGAGTTGAGGGACCTGGGGACCCTAGTTAGAGAATGGCTGCAGGACCTCAGGTCTGCAGTTGATGGAGAGGGCATCTCTGAATCCTTCCAGGACAGCAGGACCAAGATACAGACGATGGCCCTCACATTCCAGGAACCTACGCCTATCCTCAGTTCTCTGGTATCTCATAAGACTCAGGAGTTTTGCATGaattatggattttattttatttttaatatttattttggctgcactggttagttgcagcatgtgggatcttcgttgcagcatgtgggatctttagttgtggcatgtggacttcttagttgtcgcatgcacgtgggatctagttcaccaaccaaggatcgaacccaggccccctgcattgggagtgcagattcttacccactggaccaccagggaagtcccaaattatgCATTTTATAATCCAGTTGCCAGGGGGACTTGAGAGAGgggagggattccctggtggcgcaatggttgggagtctgcctgccgatgcaggggacacgggttcgtgccctggtccgggaggatcccacatgccgcggagtggctgggcccgtgagccgtggccgctgaacctgggagtccggagcctgtgctccgcaacgggagaggccacaacagtgagaggcctgcgtaccgcaaaaaaaaaaaaagaacatggaagGGAAAACTTGGGGTGCTGTCACCCAAAGAGAGGGGAGTGGGTGCAGAACAGGAAATAGCAGATGTCCACTATGTCTTATGTTATTCTTAGCATCTTGTGGTCCTTATCACAGCTGTAATTAACTATAACCCCCAATCCTCCACCTTCTGCAGTCACCCTCCATTTTTcgttaatatcaaaataaaatgacacGAGCCCCTCACCACATATTAAGGATAATCAGGTTCCTCCGTGATCTCTCTGAGGATCCCCAAGTTGGGGCTCACTGTCTCTCGAGTCAGGCCATGCTCAGCCtactcctttttttccttagctttattgaggtataattgacaaataaaaattatatatattgggaattccctggcagtccagtggttaggagtctgcacTCTCCCTGCagagggcttgggttcaatccctggtcgggaaactaaaataccacaagctgcatggcacagggtggccaaaaaaaattgtgtatattcaGGGTGTAtaacttgatgttttgatatatgtgtgtgtatattgtgaaatgatcaccaccataATTAGCTAATTAATATATCCATCACATCACATAGTTAGAATTTTATGTGGTGAGAACACAAGATATACTTTCTTggaaattttcaagtatataatacagtaggTTAATTATACAGCCTACTCCTTGGCTCTCCCCATGAGCTCTTGGCCTCTGAAGCCACCATCCACTTTCTGCCCTTCTTTGGCTCCAAATGGAAACCCCTGAATTCCTCCATTGTCCCAAAGCTCCATTAACCCAAGGCTAGGTGATGAATATTCTCCTCCCCTCAACTGCCAGTAAATACCTCAAATTTGCTTTCCTTACACCCACATTTCCACCCCCAGACTAGTCACTAGATGGCTGGGTAGGGCTTTACATTTTTGAGACAGAGATGCTGTGAGGGGACTCTCTCCCTTAGTGATGCAAGTTGAGTAGGCATCCATTGCCCTGCATGAAGAGTATAATGGGAGGTTTGAGGTTGCCCCTTCCAATATTCCTTGTCTTGGCATACTTAGCTGTCACTGGCGAGGAGTTGGGAAATTTTGCATGGGGTTCAAGGAGCACCTTGGGGAAAAAGGAATcaagaatacaatttcttctcttcTGAAGCTCAATGTTGTAGGAAACTTTTTGAGAGACTGAGTAAGTCTAGACTGAAGACTGTGGACCGGAAAGGACACTAAGTGCTCTGGAGCAGGAACTCTCCATGATTAAAGGGAGGTGGCCCAGGCTAAACAGAAGGATCTAAGGGGTTCCAGGGGTCGGTTGGGTTCTgaaactcgtgtgtgtgtgtgtgtgtgtaaacccTTCTTGTCAAGCCCCTTTGTTCTGGCAGGATGATGGCTTTATCACCCTGGAGGATGCATGAGTTCAGCCGTGATGCTGAGAGGCAGACAGAAGCAACAGCGCAGGAAACCAAGGCCCCCTAGTGGTAAGTCCTGGCATTCTCTGACACGTTGGGAGTTACAAAGAGGAGATATTTGTACATTCATAGATTTCCCCTCCGTCCCTTAACAATCCATTAAAATGTTCTGTTAAATAAAGTGATTATTGCCCCCAGGTATCCGCCCTTATGATTTCAGACAAGTGGCAGATATTTTGAAGTGACAGGGTTTTGATCAAATTCTTGGGTAGGAGTCCTTCCCCCTCTGATCTAGTCTGGGTGGATTTTgtgttttctcatattttttcctccctctctttttttttttttttgcggtacgcgggcctctcactgctgtggcctctcccgttgcggagcacaggctctggacgcgcgggctcagcggccatggctcacgggcccacctgctccgcggcatgtgggatcttcccggaccagggcacgaacccgcgtccactgcatcggcaggcggactctcaaccactgcgccaccagggaagccctttttgacAAATTCTTGAATgtcatgtgccaggccctgtactaggattgaggtggggatggggaggagaGTAGCAGTTTGCCAAATACTGACTCTTCTCTTATGGAACTTACGTTCTAATGGGGAGAGATGGAGAACAAACAAATACTTGGTATTGCGAGCGGTGGTGAGTGAAGCAGGGCGAGGGTCATTTGCTGCAGGGAGTCGTCTCTGaccattgagattttttttttttcacacacacacactgtattttatttttacaagagataaataaactgacaccaagcattgtaaatggatgaccacaacaaaagcaacaatgttGCAATTACCGAACACGAAACACGCTCACActgtgtcataatattgacacTCAGCCcgggaatcctccactgtaaccgctcctttactttgcagtgaaaattgatttgtatatgttttcCCTCTGAGTCCTTgtcggattttttttttattcaaacagaaagtcacaaaaattataatcatcctcatcagttcgcTCAGTCCCGTGTAATTAGTTTTTTTTCATCTTGGTCTTTTGTGAGCACTtctatgaattcatcagtttccCATTAGAGTTcggaaaatgcttattcattcagttcagcagtacggtcagttaccagaaacctgtgcttgtcagagtcttttccatgaattccttgaagatgaaacccttttacaggaacatttttgcaaaagcatcagagtacacccagagctgtctgtaaatgacaaaagacttaaaaatgaccacggttaaagatttgatgaaagttcataatgatgcaattgacaaggaaatttagttatttctgagatatacattttaaagtcatacctagaattatgacttataacattataccagaacatataagatttttagaaatttcatgtaatgtctgaaacatttatattaacatatttccatacaaataacctaAAGAAAATTTAGTAttagctgtttttgtttgtttttttatactgcaggatCTTATTagccatcaattttatacacatcagtgtatacatgtcaatcccaatcgcccaattcagcacaccaccataccccccacccccccaacccccacctcccccaccctacccccccacccccccaccccgcgacCACTGAGATTTGAGCAGGGacctgaaggaggggagggagggggctccagGGAGATTTGGGAGAGTCCAAGGCAAGGGTACAGTCCCTGAGGGGAGCGTGTGCTTGGCTGTCCTAGAGGCCAACATGGCCTGAAGACAGCACAGGGGTGGAGTAGGGGATGGGGCTGGGACCTTGGAGACCACTGTAAGGACTTCAGCTTTGATTTGGGGTGAAATAGGGAGCTTTTGTAATGTTTCCAACAGAGTGACAGGTGTTGTCTATGGGAGGACTCACTTTGGTTGCTGTTCTGAAAAAAGCCTGAAGAGGCTCAGGAGAGGAAGCTGGGAGACCAGTGAGGGGCAACAGGCAGAGGAGGGCTGCCGGCTTCCGGTGGGAGCAATGCCGGCGGTGAGCGAGCTCAGATTCTGGGTGGACCTGTGTCTGAAGGCAGAGCCAACAGAATTGTTCTGTTGACACAAGtaggtaattaataaatatttgccgCATGAATGCACAATCATGAAACTCTCCACAGCCGGCCCCAGCTGCCCTGCTTTAGAACGGCCATTTGCCCGCTGCCTCTGAGTCCGCAGCCACTGCCAATCAGCTTCTTCACACCCTCTGTGCCCGATGCCCAGACAACTCTGCCGAGTCCTCTGGTCTCCGTCCTCAGGGAGCTCCTGCCGCCTCCAAACTTGAACAGCTTTTCAGTTATGTAATTTCCCAGCACCCAGTCTTCCATGTGGGTACTGTCTGCTCCATCATTAGATCGCTGGCTGCCTGAGGACAGGGGCCCCATCTGTCCTGTTTACTGGCGCATCCCCAGGCTCCGCTAGGAAGACAGGCGCACAGAATGCACTCTGTAAACATTTGCTGAGCAGCGGCTGGATGAATCGCCTACTCTGTTCCCCTgggctttctgtttctatttcctgCCCAGTCTGAAGGGCTCCACGCCAAAGCTGGACTCCAGTCCAGGGACAAGTCCCTGCCTCTTCCCCCAGAACGTGGGTCCTTGTTCCCTTCACACTCAGTCCCTGGGCTGGGCCTACTTTAGGTCACATGAGAGGTCACAGGAGCCCTGGAGTAGCTGCGCTTGGACTCTGCAGACCCCACCTTAACCCATCTGTCAAGTTTTCAGTTTCCAGAGTAATTCTGTGTGCCTCCCTCTCTACCCCATATCTGAGACAAGACAGCCACCCAGTGGTAATTTTTCTAAACTTTCGTTTATTTTATAGCAATTGTCATGATTAGAGAAGtaaataacacatttaaaaacCTTCTCAGGGCCAAAGGATGCCAGAGTATTTACAAACACATGGTGGGGGACGGTGGCAACATAAGGGTCTGGGGCTCTGGGGCTGGGATTCCACCCAGGCCCTGAGCCAGGCTTGGATGCCGACGCCAGCCATCATGACTGTCCTGCCGGCCACAGAGTGGGCTCGGGGAGCAGTGGCAGCCTTAGGGCTCTGCTCAGCTGGCCTGGTAGGAGACCCTCTAGCTAACCTGtggccctgcctcccctccagggGCTCCCCACACCCCACAGGCCAGCTCAGAGGGGCCTCTGGGAAGCACCGAAGGACGGGGGCAGTGTGGGGGGCACAGGGCTGGGACAGAGGGCAGGGATGACCCGGCCTGCCCGGGGGAGGACAGAGATGcaggcacacacgcacacacacatacaccttcacagaAGAATCGCGAggggtattttttttgtttgtttttttttgtcttctaagTCTTCATGTTTATGatgttattttttgctgtttattttttcttcgaCAGTGACATAAACTGAGGTAAACATCTGTGACCAACACCTCTCCTAAGGGGCACAGGGTCCCAGCCCAACCAGCAGAGGtggtggcggcagcggcagcggcagcaaGGCCCCAACGGGGAGGGCGCAGACCCGGTTCCAGTCCTGCTTCCTTGTTGGCCGCTGCTGCCCCTTCTCTATGCCTCCGGAAACAGGGGCTGGGCTACAGAACTACGATCCCTTCCCCACTCTAACATCCTAGATACTACGAGGGAGAGACTCTCAGACAGGAtcttaacagagagagagagagagagagagagagagagagagagagagagagagtgagagggcGCACGCAAGGGGCATCTACTTGGAATCTTGCTTCCTTGTTATTGCAGGAGAGACAGGATGTCAAGAGGCCTAAGGCAAAAGGAGAAGTTGCGGCTGGGAGAGGTGCCCAGATGGGCTCCAGGTGGGCTGGGGGCAGTGATGGGGGGGGCCTTCTCTGAGACTTGGCCCTTGGTGGGAGGAGGGGTTTGCTACTTACCTGGCATGTGGAGGGCCCCAATGCCCACTGGGGAGGTGGGTCTCAAGAGGGGTGGGCACACAAAGGAGGGGtgggggccaggccctggggcaaCCGCACAGTTTGTAAACTGGAcccgggcagggcagggggacCTATAGCCCTTTTGCGCGGTGTGAATGAGGGTGAATGGAGAGGTGGGGACTTCAGGCCAGAGGGGCCCCTCTGGTCAGCCTGGCCTGTCAGGGAGCCCCCTCAAATGGCCGAGAACCCCAGGAGGAACCCTGGAAGGTGTGGCCCGGGACAGTGGATGGGGCactgccaggcagagggagcagcctcACCCATGTTGAGGTTATTGCAGGGTCCCAGGCCTCCACGGAGGGGGCGGGGGTCGTGGAGTCGTGCTGGGTGAGGCTGGGTCCCTCTGGTCTGTTTTGCTGCCTAGGGTCCTGAACCAACCTGCAGGTGCCTCCTTGCTGGGCTCCCTGAGGGGTGTGCTGAACCGCAGGCCTGGAAGCCCTCTGGCAGCTGCCCGCTGAGAATCCTGGGGTGGAGTTACTGAGGCGTCTGGATGCAGCCACTGAACACACGAGGCTACACGCACACATGTGCACTCCACATGCACTCACACTGCACACATACCTATTCAATACACACTCACCCCCTCCCACTTCCAGGGCCTCCCATTCTCACACCCACACCCCAGTACCAGAAACTTGGGAGACGTGGGGATGGGGTCAGCCCTGGGCTGACATGCTAGACCCCAGCAGAAACCCGGGAGAGATTCCTGGCACAGATCACCTGGCCGCCTGCCAAAAGCCCAGGCCCCTGAGTCTGGGCTGGGGCAGCGAGGTTTCCCGGGCCTGGGGAAGGTGCGGTGGGCAGGCGGGCCCGGCCCTGCACTCACTCCCTTGGCCTAGGGATGTAGGGGTCCCGGAGCCCTTCAGTTGTCCTGAAATccctgtgggggaggggagggccgcCAGAGCTCCACCTCTCTGGCTGTGTGGTCTCGGCTGGCTGCCCTCCTTTTGGggctcagtgtcctcatctggggACTGGGTGGTGGGGAGTCGGGCCCTGTGTCTGCACATACACACTTCTGCAGCCTCCAGACATTTGCTACATTTTGCAGGGggcctggcccctcccctccagcctcccaggAAAGGGGCAGGTGGCCGCTGAGCGACGCCCCCGCCCTCAGCTCatctccctgctcccagccagTGCCCAGGGGCCCTAAGGCCCTTCTCTGCCCCAGCACTTCAGCCCCTTTTCGtgcccagggtgggggtgggggcggggaggccgGGAGGGCAGGACCGGGGGTGGGCCTGCAGGATCTGCCAGGGGGTGCAAAGGGCCGGGAGCAACTAGTCAGGGTTCCAGGGTTCAGGGAGGTGTGGGAAGTCTGCCGGCAAGCTCCCTTGCTCCTGGTGTCAGGGGGCCTCTGAATCCTCGGGCCTGGGGAGCTTGGCTCCTTTAGGTGGCGATCTCACCAGCCCGCCGCGGGCCGGGCGTCTACCACTACTCCCTTCTGCCGCCGCGGGGGGCTGGCCGGTTCGGCCCAGGGCGTCTTCCCGCGCCCCGGCCTGGCTGCTGCACGGCGCCCCGGGCCCGAGGGCGGCGGGGGCGGCTCAGACGCAGATCTCGATGGCCGTGGCCAGCACCACCTGCCCTTTGCTCTTGTCTGGGCGGCCGTCGGTCCTGCCGGGGGGCCCCGGGGGAGCCAGGCCGGGCTCGGGCACGGGGACCGGCACGGGGACGGGCGCAGGCCCGGGCCCGGGCCCAACGGCGGGGGCCGCGGGCCGGGAGCCGCTGCCGCTCTCGGTCAGCACCGTCCGCTTGAGCGGCCCGGGCGCCTCGAGGCGCAGCGGCCCCGCGGCCGGCGGGCGGTCCCCGGCGGGCTTGCGCGCACGGTGCGAGGGCCGGCGCCGCAGCTCGGACGTGAGCTCGTGCTTGAGGAAGCGGAAGACCTCCTTGGCCGGCCCGCGGCGCTCGGGCTCCAGGGCCAGGAGCCGCTGGAACATGCGCAGCGCCGGCTCGGTGAAGCGGCGCCACTGCGACGGCAGCCCCGGCAGGCGGCCCCGCTGCCAGCGCACGAACTCCTCGAAGAAGGCGTCGGCGCCCGAGGCCGCCTCCCACGGGAAGTTGCCGGTGAGCACGCAGAAGATGAGCACGCCGAAGGCCCACACGTCCACACCCGTGTCCACCGCGAAGCCGTCGGCGCGGCCCGCCTGGCACACCTCGGGCGCCGTGTACGGGATGGTGCCGCTGACCCGCTTCACGCGGCAGCCCACGCGGCGCGTCATGCCGAAGTCGGCCAGCTTCACGCGGCGGCACTCGCGGTCGAACAGCAGCACGTTCTCGGGCTTGATGTCGCGGTGCACCAGCTGCCGGCCGTGCATGAAGTCCAGCGCCAGGCCCAGCTGCTGCACACAGCGCTTCACCGTGTCCTCAGGGAGCCCCACCTGCGGCCGGCCAGACGGGAGAGCCGATCAGGGGCGCCGGGCGGCCACAACCCGGTCCTCTCCTTCCCGTCCCCGCCACCGCTCGCCTGACCTCCCTCCGGGTCCCTTTCCTGGGCAGACCCGGTGCCAACCACCCTCCCTCATCCCAGGCTCCCTCCCTGGCCCCGTGGCTTCCCACTGTCCTCACCTTCCCCGCATTTCCCGCAACAACTGTCCAGAGCGCCTACACTGCGCCAGGTGCTTTGCTAAGCGACCTATCCCGCACGACGCAACTCCGCAGCACACGGTACATGCCCGTTTCCCTTGCACCGAGGCCTTGTCACTTACCCAGTGAGCGGCAGAGCAGTTTCACCCTGGCCGACTGCAAAACCAGGTGCCTGGAGTCCCCCCGGGCACTCTCCCCACTCCAGGGCACCTCCTCTGGTggccctgccacctcccctcttGGGTCCCCACCTGTTGCTATGCAACTGCAGAGGAGGGGGCTGCTGGACTTCATCCCATCACCCTGGCTGCTCCTCATCTCAGTGCATCATCTGGCTGACTgtggagtgtctgtttcccccTCTAGGACCAGAGCAGGACGTCTTGTTTGCTGTGTATCCCCAGCCCTCCGAACAGTGACTGACATACCGTAGGGGCCTAATAAACGATTAAGTCAGGAGGCGCCCGACTCCTCCTCGACTCTCACTCCGGAGACCCAGAAGACAGTCTCCCCTTCCTCAGCCACCACCCATGTACCTGAGGAGGAATGATGTCAAACAGGTCCCCGGCAGGTGCGTACTCCTGAGCAAAGACGTAGCAGTCCTCGGTCTCAAACACTACGTCGAAGACCTTGATAAtgaaggggctggaggagaggctgTTGGTGATGCTCACCTCCCGCAGGAAGTTTTTCAGCTTAGTTTTGCTCTTGTTCACAAACTTCAGTGCCATCTTTGTGCCTGGCCAGGTGACAGTGACAGTGGTGAAGACCCCTCTCCCTGTACCCCTGCACCTCACACACCCGTGCCTGTCTGCACAGCCTGCCCCAGCCACAGTGCACGATGATGGCCTCAGCAGGTGTGACTCTCCTCATCTCACAGgtaggagactgaggcccagagaggggaaggaacttGTCAAAGGCCATGCAGCAAGTCAGGGGTCAGCCTGGGTCCTCCATGCCCAGCCTGAAGCCCTTGATGAGGAGGGCCTGTTGCTTCCTCCACCCTCTCATTTTCCTCCTGACGTACTGTGTACCTATTTATCTGTCTGTCTCGCCCACCTAGAAGGCTGCTCCCTGAGTACAGGGAACCTTTGTCTTGTCTGCTTCTGTATCTCCAGTGCCGACAGAACAGTCTGatgcatagtaggtactcaacagaTGTTtcttaaatggatgaataaataagaagGCACTAGACACGGAGAGATGAGGACCTGCAAGGCGCACGTCCCTGACTCTGAGCTTGAGCAGGCATCTGTAGCCACCTGGGTACATAGCTGTGTGACACACGTGTATGTCCACAGAGCACTTACACATCACAGGTCTGCCTTCTGCACTTCATGTGCACAGCTCACTCTTCATTAGGACCCTCTCAGCTGGACATTAATGCTACcttattttacaaaggaggaaacctaggcacagagaggttaagtcacttgcccaaggtcacacagcaagcaagTAGCAAAGCTCAGGTGACCCCATGTCCAGTACTCCTCCTGTTGTCCCTGTCTCCTCTGTGTGCAGCTGTGGGCGCTCATGCAGCCCCTGTTCCTGACTGGCTGTGTGGGCACTGCTGTGAGCCTACACTGTGGGCAAGGCATCAAGTTCAGGGGTTAAGCAAGAAGGCCCTGGAGCTGATTACTGGGGTCTCATCCTAGCTCACACCCTCTGTAGCTGCACGACCTTGGCTGA
This region of Phocoena phocoena chromosome 15, mPhoPho1.1, whole genome shotgun sequence genomic DNA includes:
- the SBK1 gene encoding serine/threonine-protein kinase SBK1, with translation MSVGCPEPEPPHSLPCCGPGTAPGLGAGVPLLTEDMQALTLRTLAASDVTKHYELVRELGKGTYGKVDLVAYKGTGTKMALKFVNKSKTKLKNFLREVSITNSLSSSPFIIKVFDVVFETEDCYVFAQEYAPAGDLFDIIPPQVGLPEDTVKRCVQQLGLALDFMHGRQLVHRDIKPENVLLFDRECRRVKLADFGMTRRVGCRVKRVSGTIPYTAPEVCQAGRADGFAVDTGVDVWAFGVLIFCVLTGNFPWEAASGADAFFEEFVRWQRGRLPGLPSQWRRFTEPALRMFQRLLALEPERRGPAKEVFRFLKHELTSELRRRPSHRARKPAGDRPPAAGPLRLEAPGPLKRTVLTESGSGSRPAAPAVGPGPGPAPVPVPVPVPEPGLAPPGPPGRTDGRPDKSKGQVVLATAIEICV